Proteins co-encoded in one Acipenser ruthenus chromosome 3, fAciRut3.2 maternal haplotype, whole genome shotgun sequence genomic window:
- the LOC117395002 gene encoding chemokine XC receptor 1-like → MGEGAGTYNYTGDYAEDTDYEDESCNKEDVQNFGAIVTPILYTLVIVLSLIGNLLVLWILVKCENLKSITNIFTLNLAVSDLLFTFSLPFWAFTYTYRYGWVFGGDMCKVIQATFYGGFYSGILFLTMMTIHRYIAVVHPLYDLGSRKSCYGITATVVIWLVSILAVVPVIYFNEVKAEQSDSNVMTCDYHTHPWKQIGAYQQNVFFLVAFSVIIYCYFRILQKLLQSKTHKRYRTVKLIFSIVVVFFFGWAPFNVVIFLRTLVHFDIQYFTDCTVSKHLDYALYICRKIAFFHCCLNPVFYAFMGVKFRNHLKTLLQKCWFYKNTEEQPMTPTRVRFSFHGEGSIY, encoded by the coding sequence ATGGGGGAAGGTGCTGGAACTTACAATTACACAGGAGACTATGCAGAAGATACAGACTATGAAGATGAAAGTTGCAATAAGGAGGATGTTCAAAACTTTGGAGCCATTGTAACACCTATTCTTTACACCCTGGTTATAGTTTTGAGCCTCATTGGGAATCTGTTGGTCCTGTGGATCCTGGTAAAATGTGAAAATCTGAAATCAATCACAAACATTTTTACTCTAAACCTTGCTGTCTCAGATTTGCTTTTCACATTTTCGTTGCCTTTTTGGGCTTTTACCTATACATACAGGTATGGTTGGGTCTTTGGAGGAGATATGTGCAAAGTCATACAAGCTACCTTTTATGGTGGtttttacagcggtatactttTCCTGACAATGATGACTATCCATCGCTATATTGCAGTGGTTCATCCACTATATGACCTAGGGTCAAGGAAGAGTTGTTACGGCATCACAGCAACAGTGGTCATTTGGCTTGTCAGTATTTTAGCAGTAGTGCCTGTAATATACTTCAACGAAGTAAAAGCGGAACAATCGGATAGTAATGTTATGACCTGTGACTATCACACACACCCATGGAAGCAAATAGGAGCATAtcagcaaaatgttttttttttagttgccttttctgttattatatactgttatttcagAATACTTCAGAAGTTACTTCAGTCCAAAACACATAAGCGTTATAGAACAGTTAAACTCATATTCTCTATTGTGGTTGTCTTCTTTTTTGGGTGGGCCCCTTTCAATGTTGTTATCTTCTTACGGACACTGGTACATTTTGACATACAATACTTTACAGACTGCACAGTGAGTAAACACCTTGATTATGCATTGTATATTTGCAGAAAGATTGCCTTTTTCCACTGTTGCCTCAACCCAGTTTTTTATGCCTTTATGGGAGTGAAATTCAGAAACCatctgaagactttgttgcagaaATGTTGGTTCTATAAGAATACTGAAGAGCAGCCAATGACTCCCACTCGAGTTCGTTTCAGCTTTCATGGAGAAGGCTCAATTTACTGA